Proteins encoded together in one Porites lutea chromosome 2, jaPorLute2.1, whole genome shotgun sequence window:
- the LOC140926971 gene encoding uncharacterized protein, whose translation MVNILSTLFVILLVGGSVVCDSELFPVSMFKDATETAEGDPEWTSDNKDTEPPMGKSATTLPASTQQLNLDPDILWIENEIVKNYEFKKHPQKDEWVQQPSFENSLIAKTKELTAFTLLAGKAQEFFTQTENNDWDRSKKTRSCINLLYITAARYLLVAYILYEQSGTRLTACQEVRDDYGKLISLVIPDSGVCFPKPYGSATCKSDYDVGLIGKDAGFLTKKFNDFFEITFGKPSELVFDTNVYAFTLEFAMPSIFQKLPPGFAKSVAQKEQTVNFKMQELASAYYKVFKYNKGFSDALTSGAINEMGQKFKDSLNSWLAAFQNLDNQSPMRHFEGISLKDFRKTHNDQYQLRVETMSNNGGYNAENLGFLAEALLYAAEAYHTRGAIRHVVGGMQLKVMGRLVQYNNPLSTHDLWVSMIENWGESNKEYNHCNQDPVPTLNKCFLKMSKYLSRMFNAMRLLRTRVPPNDRFTLLDFGDPKDPEYASLMWLRYKKEGKTEIPEDTNNRIRLFLEKFECQAAAKTQNLGSIKLSPECLGNIQKNVNLYNVKLAGALTQG comes from the exons ATGGTGAATATTCTGAGTACCTTGTTTGTCATATTGCTGGTTGGAGGAAGTGTG GTCTGCGACAGCGAACTTTTCCCTGTTTCCATGTTCAAGGATGCTACCGAGACTGCTGAGGGGGATCCGGAATGGACCTCAGATAACAAGGACACCGAACCTCCCATGGGGAAATCAGCTACCAC tttaccAGCGTCAACTCAACAATTGAACCTGGATCCAGACATCCTCTGGATAGAGAATGAAATTGTCAAAAACTACGAGTTCAAGAAACACCCGCAAAAAGATGAGTGGGTCCAGCAACCGAGTTTTGAAAATTCCCTAATTGCAAAAACCAAAGAATTAACTGCATTTACATTACTTGCTGGAAAGGCTCAGGAATTTTTTACTCAAACAGAAAACAACGATTGGGATCGCTCCAAAAAGACTAGGAGCTGCATCAACCTCCTCTACATAACAGCTGCTAGATATCTCTTGGTAGCCTATATTCTGTACGAACAGAGCGGCACACGTTTGACTGCTTGTCAAGAAGTCAGAGATGATTACGGCAAACTGATAAGCCTTGTGATCCCTGATTCTGGAGTGTGTTTTCCTAAGCCTTACGGAAGCGCCACTTGTAAATCAGACTACGACGTTGGGTTAATTGGTAAAGATGCTGGTTTTCTGACGAAAAAGTTTAACGacttttttgaaattacttTTGGAAAACCGTCAGAGCTTGTTTTTGATACAAATGTTTACGCGTTCACACTGGAGTTTGCAATGCCCTCCATATTTCAAAAGCTCCCACCTGGGTTTGCTAAATCTGTAGCGCAAAAGGAGCAAACAGTGAATTTCAAAATGCAGGAATTGGCCAGTGCTTACTACAAGGTCTTCAAGTATAACAAAGGCTTCTCCGACGCCTTGACGAGTGGAGCTATAAATGAAAtgggtcaaaaatttaaagactCGCTGAACTCTTGGCTGGCGGCATTCCAGAATTTGGATAATCAAAGCCCAATGAGACACTTTGAAGGCATATCCCTCAAAGACTTTAGAAAAACTCATAACGATCAGTACCAATTGCGCGTGGAAACAATGTCAAACAATGGCGGATACAACGCAGAAAATTTAg GTTTTCTCGCTGAGGCCTTACTCTACGCAGCAGAGGCATATCACACCCGCGGCGCCATACGACATGTAGTGGGAGGAATGCAGCTAAAAGTAATGGGTAGACTTGTACAATACAACAATCCACTCTCAACTCACGACTTGTGGGTGTCAATGATTGAAAACTGGGGAGAAtccaacaaagaatacaaccaCTGCAATCAAGACCCTGTTCCCACTCTGAACAAATGCTTCCTCAAGATGAGTAAATACCTTTCAAGGATGTTCAACGCGATGAGACTGCTCCGTACCCGTGTACCACCCAACGACAGATTTACACTGTTAGATTTTGGCGATCCTAAGGACCCTGAATACGCTTCGCTCATGTGGCTGCGATacaaaaaggaaggaaagaCGGAGATTCCTGAAGACACAAACAACAGGATCCGACTCTTCTTGGAAAAGTTTGAATGTCAAGCAGCAGCTAAAACACAAAATTTGGGATCCATAAAACTCTCCCCGGAGTGTTTAGGCAATATACAAAAGAATGTAAATCTTTACAATGTGAAGTTGGCAGGTGCACTTACGCAAGGCTGA
- the LOC140928552 gene encoding uncharacterized protein: MRSICLLFLQAVFIGFARHTKVTAKRHCPKFTSCIDSYADIYKSLASEENSFKIESALYPAMTPSSLVVKVEFITNNETSVANYTWSLNCLYVAIPPQVLQLLSLGSVLVTPRTQELKICIPDFCRNIASTKEKKDLMTGVLSALQDLAVNPGVRDPRLNTVDCVIEGHKTDIMATGQSSYIRAILWCAFIFSFWAGPYLAEIILGVIEQRSQGNQSPTATSSAGTGQVEVAIELLDPQAPTSPGPEENISEPLIRAIDWVCRLLLCVEIIILGFIFKFSESGNAPIDVYIYIGILILEGVVLTCLKKCPSKRVFISTFCLIFTSHHFCWLVIGIMINPVWGLTVLLLACFSVILLTFLLCQIFEGGNFKCSRDDIMQIIVCGITFCGGLSLVASAVLAGQSFYGTGTADDLVKTVLLSVISLGTSLLSWLSKKR, translated from the exons ATGCGGTCAATCTGCCTTCTTTTCCTTCAAGCTGTGTTCATTGGTTTTGCTCGACACACCAAAGTAACTGCGAAGAGGCATTGCCCCAAGTTTACTTCTTGTATTGACAGCTATGCTGACATTTATAAATCCCTAGCATCAGAGGAGAACAGTTTCAAAATTGAATCTGCGCTGTATCCAGCAATGACACCATCATCACTTGTAGTTAAAGTAGAGTTCATTACAAACAATGAAACATCAGTGGCAAATTACACTTGGAGTTTAAACTGTTTATATGTTGCTATTCCTCCTCAAGTCCTCCAGCTCTTGTCGCTTGGCTCCGTTCTTGTTACACCACGCACACAAGAGCTGAAAATCTGCATCCCCGATTTCTGTAGAAATATTGCATCGACCAAGGAGAAGAAAGACCTCATGACAGGTGTTCTCTCTGCG CTTCAAGATCTGGCCGTGAATCCAGGAGTACGGGATCCAAGACTTAACACAGTAGATTGCGTTATAGAGGGACATAAAACAGACATAATGGCTACTGGACAGAGTTCGTACATAAGAGCAATTTTATGGtgcgcttttattttttcattctggGCTGGTCCTTATTTAGCGGAAATTATTTTAGGTGTGATAGAACAGAGATCCCAAGGTAACCAAAGTCCAACTGCAACCTCATCCGCCGGGACGGGGCAAGTTGAAGTTGCTATAGAACTCCTTGATCCCCAGGCTCCCACTTCCCCGGGCCCGGAAGAAAATATTTCGGAGCCCCTGATAAGGGCAATAGATTGGGTATGTCGTTTATTGCTTTGTGTAGAAATTATAATATTAGGCTTTATATTCAAATTTTCTGAATCAGGAAATGCCCCAATTGATGTTTACATATATATTGGGATCCTTATTTTGGAAGGTGTGGTATTAACTTGCCTAAAAAAATGCCCTTCGAAAAGAGTCTTTATATCAACATTTTGTTTAATCTTTACATCCCATCATTTTTGTTGGCTGGTGATCGGCATTATGATTAATCCAGTGTGGGGACTAACGGTTTTACTCCTAGCTTGCTTTTCTGTCATATTGTTAACTTTCCTGCTCTGCCAGATTTTTGAGGGAGGCAATTTCAAATGCAGTCGAGATGACATCATGCAAATCATTGTATGTGGTATTACCTTTTGCGGTGGTCTCTCCCTTGTTGCGTCAGCAGTTTTAGCGGGACAGTCGTTTTATGGAACGGGGACTGCGGACGATCTGGTGAAAACTGTATTGTTGTCTGTTATCAGCCTTGGTACTTCACTGTTGTCTTGGCTGAGtaaaaaacgttag
- the LOC140926165 gene encoding uncharacterized protein: MRSICLLFLQAVFIGFARHTKVIAKRHCPKFTSCIDSYADIYKSLASEDNSFNIESALYPAMTPKSLVIKVEFITHNETSVANYTWSLNCLYVAIPPQVLQLLSLGSVLVTPRTQELKICIPYFCGNISSPKEQKDLMKGVLSALQDLAVRPGVRDPRLNTAECVIEGHETDIMATGPRSSYIRAILWCAFIFSFWAGPYLAEIILGVIEQRSQSPQSAMELRESQAPTSLGPGENISEPALIRAVVCVCCLLLCVELIILVFIFKFSVSGNAPIDVYIYIGILILEGVILTCLKKRLSKRVFILTFCLIFTSHHFCWLVIGIMINPVWGLTVLLLACFSVVLLTFLLCQIFDGGNFKCSPGDIMQIIVCGITFCGGFSLVASAVLAGQSFYGRGTADDLVKTVLLSVISVGTSLLSWLSKNH; the protein is encoded by the exons ATGCGGTCAATCTGCCTTCTTTTCCTTCAAGCTGTGTTCATTGGTTTTGCTCGACACACCAAAGTAATTGCGAAGAGGCATTGCCCCAAGTTTACTTCTTGTATTGACAGCTATGCTGACATTTATAAATCCCTAGCATCAGAGGACAACAGTTTCAACATTGAATCTGCGCTGTATCCAGCAATGACGCCAAAATCACTTGTCATCAAAGTAGAGTTCATCACACACAATGAAACATCTGTGGCAAATTACACTTGGAGTTTAAACTGTTTATATGTTGCTATTCCTCCTCAAGTCCTCCAACTCTTGTCGCTTGGCTCAGTTCTTGTTACTCCACGCACACAGGAGCTGAAAATCTGCATCCCCTACTTCTGTGGAAATATTTCGTCGCCAAAGGAGCAGAAAGACCTCATGAAAGGTGTTCTCTCTGCG CTTCAAGATCTGGCCGTGCGTCCAGGAGTACGGGATCCAAGACTTAACACAGCAGAATGCGTTATAGAGGGACATGAAACAGATATAATGGCTACAGGACCTCGAAGTTCGTACATAAGAGCAATTTTATGGTgtgcatttattttttctttctgggCTGGTCCTTATTTAGCGGAAATTATTTTAGGTGTGATAGAACAGAGATCCCAAAGTCCCCAAAGTGCTATGGAACTCCGTGAGTCCCAGGCTCCCACTTCGCTGGGCCCGGGAGAAAATATTTCGGAGCCTGCCCTGATAAGGGCAGTAGTTTGCGTATGTTGTTTATTGCTTTGTGTAGAACTTATAATATTAGTCTTTATATTCAAATTTTCTGTATCAGGAAATGCCCCAATTGATGTTTACATATATATTGGGATCCTTATTTTGGAAGGTGTGATACTAACTTGCCTAAAAAAACGCCTTTCGAAAAGAGTGTTTATATTAACATTTTGTTTAATCTTTACATCTCATCATTTTTGTTGGCTGGTGATCGGCATTATGATTAATCCAGTGTGGGGACTAACGGTTTTACTCCTAGCTTGCTTTTCTGTCGTCTTGTTAACTTTCCTACTCTGCCAGATTTTTGACGGAGGCAATTTCAAATGCAGTCCAGGCGACATCATGCAAATCATTGTATGTGGTATTACCTTTTGCGGTGGTTTCTCGCTTGTTGCGTCAGCAGTTTTAGCGGGACAGTCGTTTTATGGAAGGGGGACTGCGGACGATCTGGTGAAAACCGTACTGTTGTCTGTTATCAGCGTTGGTACTTCACTGTTGTCTTGGCTGAGTAAAAACCAttag